A window of Marinobacter salarius contains these coding sequences:
- a CDS encoding acyl-CoA dehydrogenase, with amino-acid sequence MTDTLIDRRDLAFQLYEVLDTESLSERERFSEHSRDTFDAVIETADKIARDKFATHNSAADKDEPKFVGGKVEMLPQVKEAFDAYADAGFIAGRYDYELGGMQLPESVMAACNGFFTAANPGTAGYPFLTTAAANLIRVFGNDQQKSTFLPHMLSGRFTGTMALTEPHAGSSLSDIRTSATPTDDGHYLIKGAKIYISGGEQSLTENIVHMVLAKVKGAPAGVKGISLFIVPKFIVDEEGNATERNGVNLAGLIHKLGYRGTTSTALSFGDDAPCHGYLVGEPHQGLKYMFQMMNEARVGVGFGAAVIGYRGYMHSLEYAKDRLQGRKPSEKNPEAPQVPIIEHADVRRMLLAQKAYSEGGLALCLYGARLMDDQHTHPDEQKRMEAGKLLDLLTPVIKAWPSEFGPKANDLAIQVYGGAGYTREYPVEQCWRDNRLNPIHEGTNGIQALDLLGRKIWQDQSHGLQLLMQEMQVDLEAATTDRCQQWALSLSETLQQAVKVTQSLGKSLMSEDTDRVLANASCYLHLFGHIIVSWMWLRQANAAAKALGSANSDEERSFYQGKLQAAQYFFHWELPTVAQDLVLLRNQDDTCMNMKSEWF; translated from the coding sequence ATGACCGACACCCTGATTGACCGCCGCGACCTGGCGTTCCAACTCTACGAAGTACTCGACACCGAAAGCCTCAGCGAACGCGAGCGCTTCAGCGAACACAGCCGCGACACCTTCGACGCCGTTATCGAAACCGCCGACAAAATCGCCCGTGACAAATTTGCCACCCACAACAGCGCCGCCGACAAAGACGAGCCCAAATTCGTCGGCGGCAAGGTGGAAATGCTGCCTCAGGTAAAAGAAGCCTTTGACGCCTACGCCGATGCCGGCTTCATTGCCGGGCGCTACGATTATGAACTGGGAGGCATGCAACTCCCCGAATCCGTCATGGCAGCGTGTAACGGCTTCTTCACCGCCGCCAACCCGGGCACCGCAGGTTACCCGTTCCTCACCACCGCTGCCGCCAACCTGATCCGCGTGTTCGGCAACGACCAGCAGAAAAGCACCTTTCTGCCACACATGCTCAGCGGCCGCTTCACCGGCACCATGGCCCTGACTGAGCCCCACGCCGGCTCGTCATTGTCTGATATCCGCACCTCCGCCACGCCGACTGACGACGGTCATTACCTGATCAAAGGTGCCAAGATCTACATCTCCGGCGGAGAACAGTCCCTCACCGAAAACATCGTTCACATGGTGCTGGCGAAGGTTAAAGGCGCCCCGGCAGGCGTAAAAGGCATCTCCCTGTTTATCGTGCCGAAATTCATTGTGGATGAAGAAGGCAACGCGACTGAACGTAACGGCGTGAACCTGGCTGGCCTGATTCACAAGCTGGGCTACCGCGGGACCACTTCAACGGCGCTCAGTTTTGGTGACGACGCACCCTGCCATGGCTACCTGGTGGGTGAGCCCCACCAGGGCCTGAAGTACATGTTCCAGATGATGAACGAAGCCCGGGTTGGCGTTGGCTTCGGCGCTGCAGTGATTGGTTATCGTGGCTACATGCACAGCCTGGAATACGCCAAGGACCGCCTGCAGGGCCGCAAACCGTCAGAAAAGAACCCAGAGGCACCCCAGGTCCCCATCATTGAACATGCCGATGTGCGACGTATGCTGCTGGCCCAGAAAGCCTACAGTGAAGGTGGCCTGGCGCTGTGCCTTTACGGCGCACGCTTGATGGACGACCAGCACACCCATCCGGACGAGCAGAAGCGGATGGAAGCCGGCAAGTTGCTGGATCTGCTAACGCCAGTTATCAAGGCCTGGCCCTCCGAGTTCGGGCCGAAAGCCAACGACCTGGCCATCCAGGTCTATGGCGGTGCCGGTTACACCCGCGAATACCCGGTGGAGCAGTGCTGGCGGGACAACCGCCTGAACCCGATTCACGAAGGCACCAACGGCATCCAGGCGCTGGACCTGCTGGGCCGCAAGATCTGGCAGGACCAGAGCCACGGCCTGCAGTTGCTGATGCAGGAAATGCAGGTGGACCTGGAAGCCGCCACCACCGATCGATGCCAGCAATGGGCGCTGTCCCTCAGTGAAACCCTGCAGCAAGCGGTGAAAGTGACCCAGAGCCTGGGTAAATCCCTGATGTCGGAGGACACCGACCGGGTGTTGGCCAACGCCTCCTGCTACCTGCACCTGTTTGGTCATATCATCGTATCCTGGATGTGGTTGCGTCAGGCCAATGCCGCCGCCAAGGCCCTCGGTTCCGCCAACAGCGACGAAGAAAGGAGCTTCTACCAGGGCAAACTGCAGGCCGCCCAGTACTTCTTCCACTGGGAGTTGCCCACCGTGGCACAGGATCTGGTGCTGCTCCGCAACCAGGACGATACTTGCATGAACATGAAGTCGGAGTGGTTCTGA
- a CDS encoding NADPH-dependent 2,4-dienoyl-CoA reductase yields MTAAYPNLLKPLNLGFTELKNRVLMGSMHTGLEDRFWNIHKLARYFAERAEGGVGLMVTGGFSPNFVGQLSPLASTMNHRGTAMLHRHVTSEVHDAGGKICLQLLHAGRYGYQPFSVSASATKAPITPFKARALSTKGVDKQIDDFVNAAKLAKLARYDGVEVMGSEGYFINQFLCERTNKRTDKWGGPFENRMQLPVEIVRRMREAVGPEFIIIYRLSMLDLIEGGQTWDQVVQLGKAIEKAGATIINTGIGWHEARVPTIVTSVPRGGFADVTAKFYGEVDIPVCTTNRINTPEKGEEILAAGKADMVSMARPLLADSEFVRKAEQNRSDEINTCIACNQACLDHVFQLKRASCLVNPRACHETELVLTVAPVSRRVAVVGAGPAGLAAATTAAKRGHKVTLFEADDKIGGQFNYAKRIPGKEEFYETLRYYQRQIEILGIVLKLNTRVDADGLGELGFDDVIIATGVKPRTPKIDGIDHPKVLGYLDVLRHNKPVGQSVAVIGAGGIGFDVSEFLTHEFGHHPEGEQVSMADWQAEWGVDPQFDGPGGLAERKPTSSPRKIYLMQRKSSKVGGGLGKTSGWVHRNSLKHRDVEMLRGCSYDKIDDDGLHITLSDKDGKVTESKVLAVDNIIICAGQESFRALFDDLANRGIQTHLIGGADVAEELDAKRAIRQGTEVAAQL; encoded by the coding sequence TTCGTGGGGCAGCTTTCACCGCTGGCCTCTACTATGAACCATCGCGGCACGGCCATGCTTCATCGCCATGTGACCTCTGAGGTCCACGACGCCGGGGGCAAGATCTGTCTGCAGTTGCTTCACGCCGGCAGATACGGCTACCAACCCTTCAGTGTATCTGCCTCGGCCACCAAGGCGCCCATTACGCCGTTCAAGGCCCGTGCGCTCTCCACCAAGGGGGTCGATAAGCAGATTGATGACTTCGTCAACGCTGCAAAACTGGCGAAACTGGCCCGTTATGACGGCGTTGAGGTTATGGGATCGGAAGGGTATTTCATTAACCAGTTCCTGTGTGAGCGTACCAATAAACGCACTGACAAATGGGGCGGACCGTTCGAGAACCGCATGCAGTTGCCGGTGGAGATCGTTCGCCGCATGCGGGAGGCGGTCGGCCCCGAGTTCATTATTATTTACCGTCTGTCGATGCTGGACCTTATAGAAGGTGGGCAGACCTGGGATCAGGTGGTGCAATTGGGCAAAGCCATCGAAAAAGCCGGTGCCACCATTATCAATACCGGTATCGGCTGGCACGAAGCCCGGGTGCCAACGATCGTGACGTCGGTGCCGCGGGGCGGCTTTGCAGACGTGACTGCCAAATTTTATGGCGAAGTGGACATTCCGGTGTGCACCACCAACCGCATCAACACCCCGGAGAAAGGGGAGGAAATCCTCGCGGCGGGCAAGGCCGATATGGTGTCCATGGCGCGACCGTTACTGGCGGATTCGGAATTTGTGCGCAAGGCAGAGCAGAACCGTAGTGACGAAATTAACACCTGTATTGCCTGCAACCAGGCCTGTCTGGATCACGTGTTCCAGCTCAAGCGGGCATCCTGCCTGGTGAACCCGCGCGCCTGCCACGAAACCGAGTTGGTCCTGACGGTGGCTCCGGTCAGCCGACGTGTGGCGGTGGTCGGAGCCGGTCCTGCCGGTTTGGCCGCCGCGACCACCGCTGCCAAGCGGGGTCACAAAGTGACGCTGTTTGAAGCGGATGACAAAATTGGCGGCCAGTTCAACTACGCCAAGCGAATCCCCGGGAAGGAAGAGTTCTATGAAACGCTGCGTTATTACCAGCGCCAGATCGAAATCCTGGGTATTGTACTGAAGCTCAATACCCGCGTGGATGCCGATGGATTGGGAGAACTGGGCTTTGACGACGTGATCATCGCCACGGGCGTGAAACCGCGGACGCCTAAAATCGACGGCATCGACCACCCGAAGGTACTCGGTTACCTCGATGTCCTGCGCCACAACAAGCCCGTGGGCCAGTCGGTAGCGGTGATAGGTGCCGGCGGTATTGGCTTCGATGTCAGCGAGTTCCTCACTCACGAATTCGGTCATCACCCCGAGGGAGAGCAGGTCAGCATGGCAGACTGGCAGGCTGAGTGGGGCGTTGATCCGCAATTCGATGGGCCCGGCGGGCTGGCTGAACGCAAGCCGACATCGTCACCTCGCAAAATTTACCTGATGCAGCGCAAAAGCAGCAAAGTCGGCGGTGGTCTGGGCAAGACCTCTGGCTGGGTGCATCGCAACAGCCTCAAGCATCGTGATGTTGAAATGCTGAGGGGGTGTAGCTACGACAAAATTGATGATGACGGACTGCATATCACGCTCTCCGACAAGGACGGCAAGGTCACCGAGAGCAAGGTGCTGGCTGTAGACAACATCATCATATGCGCAGGTCAGGAGTCGTTCCGGGCGTTGTTTGATGATTTGGCCAATCGGGGAATTCAGACTCATTTGATCGGTGGCGCGGATGTGGCGGAAGAGCTGGATGCCAAACGAGCGATTCGTCAGGGGACGGAAGTGGCTGCCCAGCTTTGA